From the genome of Pungitius pungitius chromosome 21, fPunPun2.1, whole genome shotgun sequence, one region includes:
- the nudt13 gene encoding nucleoside diphosphate-linked moiety X motif 13 isoform X1 translates to MLRPLKIAHLSARCSSTFVSRMRYANRLKVDDEALAAALENGHMLLFHRLCPLLQRGPRGSFRAATLITSDVQSILERLGSDRTLMKESILLGCSEQNQAQFCLDVGELHQAAVEEECGGRFISLKKAFFLLTGPEAPLVAKGQALLRWHQTNSFCSATGEPTQRNPAGSQRVCNSSGRVYYPTMSPVVIVLVSDGSRCLLGRQASFPPGMYSALAGFCEMGETLEETLSREVAEEVGLEVLEVSYSSSQHWPFPHSSFMMGFHASVSPAHTQVSVDHTELEDARWFSAEEITSALKAPPTRGNPAPGFWLPPKHAIANRLIAEWSQRARPCDHVTPRTT, encoded by the exons ATGTTGAGACCTCTGAAGATTGCCCATCTATCGGCCAGATGCTCCTCAACCTTTGTCTCCAGGATGAG GTATGCAAACAGGTTAAAGGTGGATGATGAAGCGTTGGCTGCAGCACTGGAGAACGGTCACATGCTCCTGTTCCATCGCCTGTGTCCTCTGCTGCAACGCGGCCCGCGGGGATCCTTCAGGGCGGCTACGCTGATCACCTCAG ATGTGCAGTCCATCCTGGAGAGACTAGGTTCTGACAGAACCCTGATGAAGGAGTCGATTTTGCTGGGCTGCTCCGAACAGAACCAGGCCCAGTTCTGTCTGGACGTCG GAGAACTGCATCAGGCGGCAGTAGAAGAAGAGTGCGGAGGACGCTTCATCAGTCTGAAGAAGGCCTTCTTTCTGCTGACGGGACCAGAGGCGCCTCTCGTGGCCAAG GGTCAGGCTCTGCTGCGCTGGCATCAAACCAACAGCTTCTGCAGCGCCACAGGTGAGCCGACCCAACGCAACCCGGCAGGAAGTCAGAGGGTTTGCAACAGCTCCGGCCGAGTCTACTATCCTACG ATGTCTCCGGTGGTGATCGTCCTGGTGTCAGATGGGAGCCGGTGTTTGTTAGGACGCCAGGCCTCCTTTCCCCCAGGGATGTACAGCGCTCTGGCTGGCTTCTGTGAGATGG GTGAGACTCTGGAGGAGACCCTGAGCAGAGAGGTGGCGGAGGAGGTTGGTCTGGAGGTCCTCGAGGTTTCCTACAGCTCCTCTCAGCACTGGCCATTTCCTCACAGCTCCTTCATGATGGGCTTCCACGCCTCAGTGAGCCCCGCCCACACCCAG GTGTCAGTAGACCACACGGAGCTAGAGGACGCTCGCTGGTTCAGTGCGGAGGAAATCACCTCCGCCCTGAAGGCTCCGCCCACCAGAGGAAACCCCGCCCCCGGCTTCTGGCTCCCTCCGAAACACGCCATCGCCAACCGCCTCATCGCAGAGTGGAGCCAGCGAGCCCGcccatgtgaccatgtgacacCTAGAACCACCTGA
- the nudt13 gene encoding nucleoside diphosphate-linked moiety X motif 13 isoform X2 has translation MLRPLKIAHLSARCSSTFVSRMRYANRLKVDDEALAAALENGHMLLFHRLCPLLQRGPRGSFRAATLITSDVQSILERLGSDRTLMKESILLGCSEQNQAQFCLDVGELHQAAVEEECGGRFISLKKAFFLLTGPEAPLVAKGQALLRWHQTNSFCSATGEPTQRNPAGSQRMSPVVIVLVSDGSRCLLGRQASFPPGMYSALAGFCEMGETLEETLSREVAEEVGLEVLEVSYSSSQHWPFPHSSFMMGFHASVSPAHTQVSVDHTELEDARWFSAEEITSALKAPPTRGNPAPGFWLPPKHAIANRLIAEWSQRARPCDHVTPRTT, from the exons ATGTTGAGACCTCTGAAGATTGCCCATCTATCGGCCAGATGCTCCTCAACCTTTGTCTCCAGGATGAG GTATGCAAACAGGTTAAAGGTGGATGATGAAGCGTTGGCTGCAGCACTGGAGAACGGTCACATGCTCCTGTTCCATCGCCTGTGTCCTCTGCTGCAACGCGGCCCGCGGGGATCCTTCAGGGCGGCTACGCTGATCACCTCAG ATGTGCAGTCCATCCTGGAGAGACTAGGTTCTGACAGAACCCTGATGAAGGAGTCGATTTTGCTGGGCTGCTCCGAACAGAACCAGGCCCAGTTCTGTCTGGACGTCG GAGAACTGCATCAGGCGGCAGTAGAAGAAGAGTGCGGAGGACGCTTCATCAGTCTGAAGAAGGCCTTCTTTCTGCTGACGGGACCAGAGGCGCCTCTCGTGGCCAAG GGTCAGGCTCTGCTGCGCTGGCATCAAACCAACAGCTTCTGCAGCGCCACAGGTGAGCCGACCCAACGCAACCCGGCAGGAAGTCAGAGG ATGTCTCCGGTGGTGATCGTCCTGGTGTCAGATGGGAGCCGGTGTTTGTTAGGACGCCAGGCCTCCTTTCCCCCAGGGATGTACAGCGCTCTGGCTGGCTTCTGTGAGATGG GTGAGACTCTGGAGGAGACCCTGAGCAGAGAGGTGGCGGAGGAGGTTGGTCTGGAGGTCCTCGAGGTTTCCTACAGCTCCTCTCAGCACTGGCCATTTCCTCACAGCTCCTTCATGATGGGCTTCCACGCCTCAGTGAGCCCCGCCCACACCCAG GTGTCAGTAGACCACACGGAGCTAGAGGACGCTCGCTGGTTCAGTGCGGAGGAAATCACCTCCGCCCTGAAGGCTCCGCCCACCAGAGGAAACCCCGCCCCCGGCTTCTGGCTCCCTCCGAAACACGCCATCGCCAACCGCCTCATCGCAGAGTGGAGCCAGCGAGCCCGcccatgtgaccatgtgacacCTAGAACCACCTGA
- the nudt13 gene encoding nucleoside diphosphate-linked moiety X motif 13 isoform X3 → MSPVVIVLVSDGSRCLLGRQASFPPGMYSALAGFCEMGETLEETLSREVAEEVGLEVLEVSYSSSQHWPFPHSSFMMGFHASVSPAHTQVSVDHTELEDARWFSAEEITSALKAPPTRGNPAPGFWLPPKHAIANRLIAEWSQRARPCDHVTPRTT, encoded by the exons ATGTCTCCGGTGGTGATCGTCCTGGTGTCAGATGGGAGCCGGTGTTTGTTAGGACGCCAGGCCTCCTTTCCCCCAGGGATGTACAGCGCTCTGGCTGGCTTCTGTGAGATGG GTGAGACTCTGGAGGAGACCCTGAGCAGAGAGGTGGCGGAGGAGGTTGGTCTGGAGGTCCTCGAGGTTTCCTACAGCTCCTCTCAGCACTGGCCATTTCCTCACAGCTCCTTCATGATGGGCTTCCACGCCTCAGTGAGCCCCGCCCACACCCAG GTGTCAGTAGACCACACGGAGCTAGAGGACGCTCGCTGGTTCAGTGCGGAGGAAATCACCTCCGCCCTGAAGGCTCCGCCCACCAGAGGAAACCCCGCCCCCGGCTTCTGGCTCCCTCCGAAACACGCCATCGCCAACCGCCTCATCGCAGAGTGGAGCCAGCGAGCCCGcccatgtgaccatgtgacacCTAGAACCACCTGA
- the rpp30 gene encoding ribonuclease P protein subunit p30 isoform X3: MSVFMDLNLNYTKETSRMRSLIETAAHLGFSTVAINHVFEPTAKKKQEIPSPTRINELMDALPVVQGRSRPIRVLNRLTVVMSDSSHFRPNAAEYRGFDLLAVQPTTEKLFHAACMLYEVDIICVSVTEKLPFFFKRAPVNGAVGRGVVFEVSYSAAIRDSTRRRYTIANAVSLVESCRGKNVILSSAAEKPLEIRGPYDITNLGLLFGLSDADAKDAVSSTCRSVVLHAV; encoded by the exons ATGTCGGTGTTTATGGATTTAAACCTAAACTACACTAAAGAGACAAGCAGAATGCGGAGTCTGATCGAGACAGCGGCTCACC TGGGTTTCTCCACGGTCGCGATCAACCACGTATTCGAACCCACGGCCAAAAAGAAACAG GAGATTCCGAGCCCGACGCGGATCAACGAGCTCATGGACGCGCTGCCCGTTGTGCAG GGTCGCTCTCGTCCAATCAGAGTGCTCAACAGGTTGACCGTTGTGATGTCCGACTCCAGTCACTTT aggCCTAATGCAGCAGAGTATCGGGGGTTTGATCTCCTCGCCGTCCAGCCGACCACAGAGAAACTTTTCCAT gcagccTGTATGCTGTATGAAGTCGACATCATCTGTGTCTCCGTCACAGAGAAGCTTCCGTTCTTCTTCAAGAGAGCGCCGGTCAACGGG gcTGTGGGCAGAGGGGTGGTGTTCGAGGTGTCGTACTCCGCGGCCATCAGAGACTCCACTAGGAGGCGCTACACCATCGCCAACGCCGTGTCCCTGGtggagagctgcagagggaaG AATGTGATCCTGTCCAGTGCAGCTGAGAAG ccGCTGGAGATCAGAGGACCGTATGACATCACCAACCT AGGTCTGTTGTTCGGGTTGTCAGACGCTGACGCTAAAGACGCCGTCTCCTCAACCTGTCGATCAGTTGTACTTCATGCAG TCTGA
- the rpp30 gene encoding ribonuclease P protein subunit p30 isoform X1, whose product MSVFMDLNLNYTKETSRMRSLIETAAHLGFSTVAINHVFEPTAKKKQEIPSPTRINELMDALPVVQGRSRPIRVLNRLTVVMSDSSHFRPNAAEYRGFDLLAVQPTTEKLFHAACMLYEVDIICVSVTEKLPFFFKRAPVNGAVGRGVVFEVSYSAAIRDSTRRRYTIANAVSLVESCRGKNVILSSAAEKPLEIRGPYDITNLGLLFGLSDADAKDAVSSTCRSVVLHAETRKLASGIIYTMKTSNESSSQQEAPPADTGEAPAAKRAKPHLTQ is encoded by the exons ATGTCGGTGTTTATGGATTTAAACCTAAACTACACTAAAGAGACAAGCAGAATGCGGAGTCTGATCGAGACAGCGGCTCACC TGGGTTTCTCCACGGTCGCGATCAACCACGTATTCGAACCCACGGCCAAAAAGAAACAG GAGATTCCGAGCCCGACGCGGATCAACGAGCTCATGGACGCGCTGCCCGTTGTGCAG GGTCGCTCTCGTCCAATCAGAGTGCTCAACAGGTTGACCGTTGTGATGTCCGACTCCAGTCACTTT aggCCTAATGCAGCAGAGTATCGGGGGTTTGATCTCCTCGCCGTCCAGCCGACCACAGAGAAACTTTTCCAT gcagccTGTATGCTGTATGAAGTCGACATCATCTGTGTCTCCGTCACAGAGAAGCTTCCGTTCTTCTTCAAGAGAGCGCCGGTCAACGGG gcTGTGGGCAGAGGGGTGGTGTTCGAGGTGTCGTACTCCGCGGCCATCAGAGACTCCACTAGGAGGCGCTACACCATCGCCAACGCCGTGTCCCTGGtggagagctgcagagggaaG AATGTGATCCTGTCCAGTGCAGCTGAGAAG ccGCTGGAGATCAGAGGACCGTATGACATCACCAACCT AGGTCTGTTGTTCGGGTTGTCAGACGCTGACGCTAAAGACGCCGTCTCCTCAACCTGTCGATCAGTTGTACTTCATGCAG AAACCAGGAAGTTGGCCAGTGGGATCATCTACACAATGAAGACCAGCAACGAGTCCTCCAGCCAGCAGGAGGCTCCACCTGCTGACA caggtgaagCTCCGGCAGCCAAGAGAGCAAAGCCCCACCTGAcgcagtga
- the rpp30 gene encoding ribonuclease P protein subunit p30 isoform X2: MSVFMDLNLNYTKETSRMRSLIETAAHLGFSTVAINHVFEPTAKKKQEIPSPTRINELMDALPVVQGRSRPIRVLNRLTVVMSDSSHFRPNAAEYRGFDLLAVQPTTEKLFHAACMLYEVDIICVSVTEKLPFFFKRAPVNGAVGRGVVFEVSYSAAIRDSTRRRYTIANAVSLVESCRGKNVILSSAAEKPLEIRGPYDITNLGLLFGLSDADAKDAVSSTCRSVVLHAETRKLASGIIYTMKTSNESSSQQEAPPADSEAPAAKRAKPHLTQ, translated from the exons ATGTCGGTGTTTATGGATTTAAACCTAAACTACACTAAAGAGACAAGCAGAATGCGGAGTCTGATCGAGACAGCGGCTCACC TGGGTTTCTCCACGGTCGCGATCAACCACGTATTCGAACCCACGGCCAAAAAGAAACAG GAGATTCCGAGCCCGACGCGGATCAACGAGCTCATGGACGCGCTGCCCGTTGTGCAG GGTCGCTCTCGTCCAATCAGAGTGCTCAACAGGTTGACCGTTGTGATGTCCGACTCCAGTCACTTT aggCCTAATGCAGCAGAGTATCGGGGGTTTGATCTCCTCGCCGTCCAGCCGACCACAGAGAAACTTTTCCAT gcagccTGTATGCTGTATGAAGTCGACATCATCTGTGTCTCCGTCACAGAGAAGCTTCCGTTCTTCTTCAAGAGAGCGCCGGTCAACGGG gcTGTGGGCAGAGGGGTGGTGTTCGAGGTGTCGTACTCCGCGGCCATCAGAGACTCCACTAGGAGGCGCTACACCATCGCCAACGCCGTGTCCCTGGtggagagctgcagagggaaG AATGTGATCCTGTCCAGTGCAGCTGAGAAG ccGCTGGAGATCAGAGGACCGTATGACATCACCAACCT AGGTCTGTTGTTCGGGTTGTCAGACGCTGACGCTAAAGACGCCGTCTCCTCAACCTGTCGATCAGTTGTACTTCATGCAG AAACCAGGAAGTTGGCCAGTGGGATCATCTACACAATGAAGACCAGCAACGAGTCCTCCAGCCAGCAGGAGGCTCCACCTGCTGACA gtgaagCTCCGGCAGCCAAGAGAGCAAAGCCCCACCTGAcgcagtga
- the LOC119213091 gene encoding leukocyte cell-derived chemotaxin-2-like: protein MRSAVVLLAVLCVCVCDGVKFGQLCSGNTANTRRTSDSWGRGHYGARRGTREHKGLDIVCNDGSTVYAPFDVTLQGRVTVYTDANKAAINSGVNLRGEGLCFKLFYVQPDRVSGSVRKGQRIGVMMPMQTVYRGITSHVHVQMCDKSDPTPYF from the exons ATGAGGAGCGCCGTTGTCTTGCTGG ccgtgttgtgtgtgtgtgtgtgtgacggcgtAAAGTTTGGTCAACTCTGCAGTGGAAACACTGCCAACACAAGGAGGACATCAGACAGCTGGGGACGGGGACACTATGGAGCAAGAAG AGGGACCAGGGAACACAAAGGTCTGGACATTGTGTGCAACGACGGCTCGACTGTCTACGCTCCGTTTGACGTGACTCTCCAAGGACGAGTCACCGTCTACACCGACGCCAACAAGGCGGCCATCAACAGCGGCGTTAACCTGCGTGGAGAAG GTCTGTGCTTCAAGCTGTTTTACGTCCAGCCGGACCGAGTCTCTGGGTCCGTGAGGAAGGGCCAGCGGATCGGCGTCATGATGCCGATGCAGACCGTCTACAGAGGAATCACCTCACACGTCCACGTCCAGATGTGCGACAAGAGCGACCCCACGCCCTACTTCTGA
- the bbs1 gene encoding Bardet-Biedl syndrome 1 protein yields MTPVEPHADGGGKWLDAHYDPVAGLHTFSSCVDLADLSGDGESRLVVGDLGSGSSGMKLKVYRGTALTSESTLLDLPAGLVAFFMDLHEPRIPAVAVASGPCVYVYKNLRPYFKFTLPGLEVNSLEQDVWQQAREGQIDPLTLREMLESIRKTAEVPLSVRSLRFLSLEAGDMDEFVQLHKQQPIRRQTVITCIGTLKKSTADEDGVSCLVIGTESSEVFVLDPEAFIILSKMSLPAAPTMMDVTGQFDVEFRITAACRNGNIYILRRDFDKPKYSIELSSHPVGLVRIGKNVVVGCTDESLQGFTQKGKKLWKAVLTAPITTLASMDLPTRGFQAVLVGLANCEVHLYQDKNLLSIIKTPDVVTSICFGRYGREDGTLVLTTKGGGLMVKILKRTAALDQREGAPGPPASQSVRLNVPKKTKLYVDQTLRERESGVAMHRAFQMDLSRLRLSAAKSYVEALECSLTPMSSSEPLKMNAVVQGLGPAFKLTLNIQNTAARRPAVNLGVSFLYDEGLYRMRNPYMRIPLLVPGLVYPVETFVECTSDKGISDIIKVFVLHEGRSSPLLTAHINMPISEGLTL; encoded by the exons ATGACGCCGGTGGAGCCGCACGCCGACGGGGGGGGCAAGTGGCTGGACGCTCACTACGACCCGGTGGCCGGCCTCCACACCTTCTCGTCCTGCGTGGACCTGGCAGACCTCAGCGGTGACGGCGAGAGCCGCCTGGTGGTGGGCGACCTGGGCTCCGGCTCGTCGGGCATGAAGCTAAAGGTCTACAGGGGCACGGCGCTGACCAGCGAGAGCACCCTGCTGGACCTGCCCGCCGGTCTGGTGGCCTTCTTCATGGACCTGCACGAGCCCCGCATCCCCGCCGTGGCCGTGGCGTCCGGCCCCTGCGTTTACGTCTACAAAAACCTGCGTCCCTACTTCAAGTTCACGCTGCCGGGCCTAGAGGTCAACTCCCTGGAGCAG GATGTGTGGCAGCAGGCGAGGGAGGGTCAGATTGACCCCCTGACCCTGAGGGAGATGTTGGAGAGCATCAGGAAGACGGCCGAAGTGCCGCTGTCCGTCCGCTCACTCAGGTTCCTCTCGCTGGAGGCTGGCGACATGGACGAGTTCGTCCAGCTGCAcaagcagcagccaatcagacggCAG ACTGTCATCACCTGCATCGGGACACTGAAGAAGAGCACGGCGGATGAGGATGGCGTCAGCTGCCTGGTGATCGGGACGGAGAGCAGCGAGGTCTTCGTCCTCGACCCCGAGGCCTTCATCATCCTCTCCAAA ATGTCGCTGCCGGCCGCTCCCACCATGATGGACGTCACTGGGCAGTTCGATGTGGAGTTTCGCATCACGGCAGCATGTCGCAACGGCAACATTTACATCTTGCGCAG GGACTTTGACAAACCGAAGTACAGCATCGAGTTGTCGTCTCACCCGGTGGGTCTGGTGAGGATCGGGAAGAACGTGGTGGTGGGCTGCACTGACGAGAGCCTGCAGGGCTTCACCCAGAAG GGGAAGAAGCTGTGGAAGGCCGTCCTCACGGCTCCCATCACCACCTTGGCCTCCATGGACCTCCCCACCAGGGGCTTCCAGGCGGTTCTGGTGGGCCTGGCCAACTGTGAGGTCCACCTGTACCAGGATAAGAACCTGCTGAGCATCATCAAGACGCCCGACGTGGTCACCAGCATCTGCTTTGGCCGGTACGGACGCGAGGACGGGACTCTGGTCTTGACCACCAAGGGAGGGGGTTTGATGGTGAAGATCCTGAAGAGGACCGCAGCCCTGGACCAACGGGAGGGCGCTCCGGGGCCGCCCGCGTCCCAGAGCGTCCGCCTCAACGTGCCCAAGAAGACCAAACTGTACGTGGACCAGACGCTGAGGGAGCGCGAGAGCGGCGTGGCGATGCACCGCGCCTTCCAGATGGACCTGAGCCGCCTGCGCCTCTCCGCCGCCAAGTCCTACGTGGAGGCCCTGGAGTGCAGCCTGACGCCGATGTCCTCCAGCGAGCCGCTGAAGATGAACGCCGTGGTGCAGGGGCTGGGCCCGGCCTTCAAGCTCACCCTCAACATACAGAACACGGCGGCGCGGCGCCCCGCGGTCAACCTGGGCGTCAGCTTCCTGTACGATGAGGGCCTGTACCGCATGAGGAACCCATACATGAGGATCCCCCTGCTGGTCCCCGGGCTCGTCTACCCCGTGGAGACCTTTGTGGAGTGCACCAGCGACAAGGGCATCTCTGACATCATCAAGGTGTTCGTCCTGCACGAGGGGCGGAGCTCCCCGCTGCTGACAGCACACATCAACATGCCCATCAGCGAGGGGCTGAccctctga